The Halalkalibacter krulwichiae genome has a segment encoding these proteins:
- a CDS encoding MarR family transcriptional regulator, giving the protein MNLLMKLPLESLNLEAIAVVTNIYRIAQGLRNKMEREVLSEYGLSWTSFSILYDLWIAKQVETKKLALSAGVSKATVSNITNTLERKELCYRKVDPRDRRITYVTITDKGKQAMQELYPRFHKGETEIVSSLTIVEQKKISNLLRQVIRDNQF; this is encoded by the coding sequence ATGAATCTCTTAATGAAACTTCCACTTGAGTCATTGAACTTAGAGGCAATTGCTGTAGTCACAAACATATACCGCATTGCGCAAGGGTTGCGAAATAAAATGGAACGTGAAGTGTTATCAGAGTACGGTCTATCCTGGACATCTTTTTCGATCCTATATGATTTATGGATCGCGAAACAAGTAGAGACAAAAAAGTTAGCCCTTTCTGCTGGGGTTTCAAAAGCAACCGTTAGTAATATTACGAACACGTTGGAGCGAAAGGAATTATGCTATCGTAAAGTCGATCCTAGAGATCGACGAATTACGTACGTTACGATTACAGATAAAGGCAAGCAAGCCATGCAAGAGTTATATCCACGTTTTCATAAAGGGGAAACAGAGATTGTTTCTAGTTTAACGATTGTTGAACAAAAGAAAATATCGAACTTATTAAGGCAAGTTATTCGAGACAATCAGTTTTAA
- the urtC gene encoding urea ABC transporter permease subunit UrtC, with the protein MAFSLSKYLFDRRWLFVALLIILVACPLFLSDFRLNLLGRFLAFAILVIGLDLLWGYTGVLSLGHGIFFGVGAYIMAIYLKLEATSGAVPDFMMWNGITELPWFWAMFENPVMAISFAILLPMLLAGTLGFFIFRNRIKDVYFTILTQALVIVTVTLIISKQEYTGGTNGITGFSTVFGQSLMAPSTQKSIYLITVLCLGLIFFLCYRLVHSRFGKTLIAIRDGENRLRFSGYDTSLFKVFVFALSAGIAGLAGMLFVLQVGMISPTTIGIVPSIEMILWVAIGGRGTLIGPVFGAITTNLAKTFFSENYPDIWLFFLGSIFVIVVLFLPGGFMSLFKKWRFKKKGGIIDETKSIEEAKRPAV; encoded by the coding sequence ATGGCATTTTCGTTATCGAAATATCTGTTTGACAGAAGGTGGCTTTTTGTCGCCTTGCTCATCATCTTAGTAGCGTGTCCGCTGTTCTTGTCTGATTTCAGATTGAACTTGTTAGGACGGTTTTTAGCGTTTGCGATTCTTGTTATCGGACTGGATCTCTTATGGGGCTATACGGGAGTGTTAAGCCTCGGGCACGGAATCTTCTTTGGTGTAGGCGCTTATATTATGGCGATTTATTTAAAGCTTGAAGCAACTTCCGGGGCGGTTCCTGATTTTATGATGTGGAACGGCATAACAGAACTTCCTTGGTTTTGGGCCATGTTTGAGAATCCTGTGATGGCCATATCCTTTGCGATCCTCCTCCCGATGCTGTTAGCTGGTACATTAGGCTTTTTTATTTTCCGTAATCGAATTAAGGATGTTTATTTTACGATTCTGACACAGGCCTTGGTCATTGTTACGGTTACATTGATTATTAGTAAACAAGAGTATACAGGCGGAACGAATGGAATTACAGGTTTTTCAACTGTCTTTGGTCAGTCCTTAATGGCTCCATCGACACAAAAATCGATTTACCTGATTACGGTTCTATGTTTAGGACTCATTTTCTTCTTGTGCTATCGCCTGGTTCATAGTCGTTTTGGTAAAACGTTAATTGCCATTCGTGATGGGGAAAACCGGCTTCGCTTCTCAGGCTATGATACCTCTTTGTTTAAAGTTTTTGTTTTCGCGCTCTCAGCTGGGATTGCAGGGTTAGCTGGTATGTTGTTTGTGCTTCAGGTTGGGATGATCTCACCAACCACGATTGGAATTGTCCCATCGATTGAGATGATTCTTTGGGTTGCCATTGGGGGAAGAGGAACATTAATTGGACCTGTATTCGGCGCCATTACTACAAACTTAGCGAAAACGTTCTTTAGTGAGAATTACCCTGACATTTGGCTGTTTTTCTTAGGTTCCATTTTTGTGATTGTTGTTTTATTTTTACCAGGTGGATTCATGAGCTTGTTTAAGAAATGGCGCTTCAAGAAAAAAGGAGGAATAATCGATGAAACGAAATCAATTGAGGAAGCAAAACGTCCTGCAGTGTAA
- the prmC gene encoding peptide chain release factor N(5)-glutamine methyltransferase, giving the protein MNKTIQEALNWASSFLAERELEQPVAEWLLRHYLQMSRTQLLMSLREPLAEDIFLRLNEDLNRHASGIPVQHIIGYEEFFGRRFEVNEHVLIPRPETEELVVQVLERKKAIFHTRPIKLVDVGTGSGAISITLALEDPTIDVRAIDISSDALTVANRNGNKLGANVTFTHGDLLQPLIKVKQKVDVVVSNPPYIPLTDAKTLMTHVRDHEPHLALFGGEDGLDLYRRFMEELPKVLNETGIVAFEVGVGQAEVVRKMLADVFPNAITEIKVDINGKERMVSAFGNMTVRAI; this is encoded by the coding sequence ATGAATAAAACAATACAAGAGGCCCTCAATTGGGCTTCTTCTTTTTTAGCAGAACGAGAACTTGAGCAGCCAGTAGCAGAGTGGTTGCTAAGACATTATTTACAAATGAGCCGAACGCAGTTATTGATGAGTTTGCGCGAGCCGCTAGCAGAAGACATCTTTCTAAGATTGAATGAAGATTTGAACCGGCATGCAAGTGGAATTCCAGTTCAACATATTATCGGGTATGAGGAGTTTTTTGGAAGACGGTTTGAAGTCAATGAACATGTCCTTATACCAAGACCGGAAACGGAAGAACTTGTTGTTCAGGTATTAGAACGAAAAAAAGCAATCTTTCATACTCGGCCGATCAAGTTAGTAGATGTTGGGACGGGAAGTGGCGCAATATCGATTACACTTGCCCTAGAGGATCCTACAATTGACGTACGTGCAATTGATATTTCTTCTGATGCGCTGACTGTTGCGAATCGAAATGGCAACAAGCTTGGTGCAAATGTGACGTTTACTCATGGTGATTTGTTGCAACCTTTGATAAAAGTCAAGCAGAAAGTAGACGTTGTCGTCTCGAATCCGCCTTATATTCCTTTAACAGATGCGAAAACATTAATGACGCATGTCCGCGATCATGAACCACACCTTGCTTTATTTGGGGGCGAAGATGGCCTTGATTTGTATCGTCGCTTTATGGAAGAGCTTCCTAAAGTGTTAAATGAAACAGGGATTGTTGCTTTTGAAGTAGGTGTCGGTCAAGCTGAAGTCGTGAGAAAGATGCTTGCAGATGTTTTTCCTAATGCAATAACAGAGATTAAAGTGGATATTAACGGGAAAGAGCGAATGGTATCTGCTTTTGGCAATATGACAGTGAGAGCGATTTAA
- the tyrS gene encoding tyrosine--tRNA ligase, with protein MTQQNVEVTDEQLQEVKRQMELYTQGVQDIIPIEELEQKIIKSVIENRPLKIKLGLDPSAPDVHLGHTVVLKKLRQFQENGHIIQLLIGDFTGKIGDPTGKSIARKPLTDEEVKYNAKTYFEQFGKIVDMEKVELHYNSKWLSELTFEDVIQLAGKITVARLMERDDFEERIAFGKPISLHEFFYPLMQGYDSVVLDCDIELGGTDQHFNVLMGRHFQEKFGKEKQVAMLMPLLEGLDGVEKMSKSKKNYIGIDERPEEMYGKAMSIPDRLMSKYFELVTDLSEQEVKAIEGQLATGELHPRDAKMHLAKTIVKMYHGVEAAEKAEQQFIAVFQHRAIPDEMPVVKWEGEVEIGVIDLLLELQLLSSKGEARRMVENQGVKINGVKVEKVTMTVSITEGIIVQVGKRKFVKII; from the coding sequence ATGACTCAACAAAACGTAGAAGTAACAGATGAACAATTACAAGAAGTTAAAAGGCAAATGGAGCTTTACACTCAAGGTGTACAAGACATCATTCCAATCGAAGAACTCGAGCAAAAGATCATAAAGTCAGTAATAGAAAACCGTCCACTTAAAATTAAACTAGGACTAGATCCGTCAGCACCTGATGTCCACCTTGGCCATACCGTTGTTTTAAAAAAGTTGAGGCAGTTTCAAGAAAATGGCCATATTATTCAATTGTTAATCGGCGATTTCACAGGGAAAATTGGCGACCCTACAGGGAAATCTATTGCGAGAAAGCCTTTAACAGATGAGGAAGTTAAATACAATGCCAAAACGTACTTCGAACAGTTTGGAAAGATTGTTGATATGGAAAAAGTGGAACTGCATTATAACTCAAAGTGGTTGTCTGAACTAACATTTGAGGATGTGATCCAGTTAGCAGGGAAGATTACGGTAGCAAGGTTAATGGAAAGGGATGATTTTGAAGAACGGATTGCATTTGGTAAGCCAATCTCTCTTCACGAGTTTTTCTACCCATTGATGCAAGGTTATGATTCAGTTGTCCTAGATTGCGACATTGAGCTTGGTGGTACAGATCAGCATTTCAATGTGTTGATGGGTAGACATTTTCAAGAGAAGTTTGGAAAAGAAAAACAAGTAGCGATGCTAATGCCGTTATTGGAAGGGCTCGATGGGGTAGAAAAGATGTCGAAATCTAAGAAAAACTACATCGGGATTGATGAAAGACCAGAGGAGATGTACGGAAAAGCGATGTCTATCCCAGACCGGTTGATGAGTAAGTATTTTGAGTTAGTTACTGATCTTTCGGAGCAAGAAGTGAAAGCGATCGAAGGACAGTTAGCAACTGGCGAATTACATCCAAGAGATGCGAAAATGCATTTGGCGAAGACGATCGTAAAAATGTACCACGGGGTAGAGGCAGCAGAAAAAGCCGAACAACAATTTATCGCCGTTTTCCAGCATCGGGCAATACCTGATGAAATGCCGGTTGTGAAGTGGGAAGGTGAAGTTGAAATAGGAGTCATTGATCTTCTGTTAGAGTTGCAACTATTATCTTCAAAAGGTGAAGCCCGTCGAATGGTTGAAAACCAAGGGGTGAAAATCAATGGAGTTAAAGTAGAGAAGGTCACAATGACTGTTTCCATTACCGAGGGAATAATTGTGCAAGTTGGAAAACGTAAATTCGTAAAAATTATATGA
- the urtE gene encoding urea ABC transporter ATP-binding subunit UrtE translates to MLQLQQLEVAYDESTVIRDITMEIRPGQIVCLMGRNGVGKTTLIKSIMGLLKAKSGTITYLKENMTNKTPTVRARKGISYVPQGREIFPQLTVFENIMLGLEARSKSRKEVSEVIYEYFPVLKEMKDRRGGDLSGGQQQQLAIARALVSEPDCLLLDEPTEGIQPNIVQDIQNVIRDIKKQNKNISILLVEQSFDFAKSVADYFYIIDKGRIVYEGETLVEEEVSHYLSV, encoded by the coding sequence ATGCTGCAACTTCAACAGCTTGAAGTCGCTTATGACGAAAGTACAGTAATCCGAGATATTACAATGGAGATAAGGCCTGGGCAGATTGTTTGTTTGATGGGACGTAACGGAGTTGGTAAGACAACACTGATAAAATCCATTATGGGATTGTTAAAAGCGAAAAGTGGAACGATAACTTACTTAAAAGAAAATATGACCAATAAGACCCCAACTGTGCGAGCGCGAAAAGGGATTAGCTATGTTCCACAAGGGAGAGAGATCTTTCCGCAGCTCACTGTTTTTGAAAACATCATGCTTGGGTTAGAAGCGAGATCGAAATCAAGAAAAGAAGTAAGTGAAGTCATTTACGAATATTTTCCCGTTTTGAAAGAAATGAAAGATCGTCGAGGAGGAGATTTAAGTGGAGGGCAGCAACAACAATTAGCGATTGCTCGTGCTCTCGTTTCTGAACCCGATTGTCTCCTTTTAGATGAACCAACAGAAGGGATTCAGCCCAATATTGTTCAAGACATTCAGAATGTGATACGCGACATTAAGAAGCAAAATAAGAACATCTCGATTCTATTGGTAGAGCAAAGTTTTGACTTTGCCAAAAGTGTAGCTGATTATTTCTACATTATTGATAAAGGTCGGATTGTGTATGAGGGAGAAACGCTTGTAGAAGAAGAGGTCAGTCATTATTTAAGCGTGTAA
- the urtD gene encoding urea ABC transporter ATP-binding protein UrtD, which produces MKRNQLRKQNVLQCKDVVVSFGGFRAINHFSFSIPRGELHFLIGPNGAGKTTFLDVLCGKTKASEGEVIFQEEHDLTTLKEFEIVRKGIGRKFQAPSIFPNLTVYENLEIAMKQDKRIWSILLAKTTVEQKQDIEAQLELIGLSNLKDVQARILSHGQKQWLEIGMVMMQKPDLLLLDEPIAGMTEEEEEKTGELLLKLKQKCTIIVVEHDMDFVRKFAERVTVMHEGRLLCNGSMAEVQANERVMEVYLGRKGGEMNAATSTA; this is translated from the coding sequence ATGAAACGAAATCAATTGAGGAAGCAAAACGTCCTGCAGTGTAAAGATGTTGTCGTGAGTTTTGGTGGTTTTCGAGCGATTAATCACTTTTCCTTTTCCATTCCTAGGGGAGAACTTCACTTCTTAATTGGACCAAATGGCGCTGGTAAAACAACTTTTCTTGATGTGTTATGTGGAAAAACGAAAGCGTCAGAAGGTGAAGTGATCTTTCAGGAAGAGCATGATTTAACAACGTTAAAAGAGTTTGAAATTGTCCGAAAGGGAATTGGACGGAAGTTTCAGGCACCTTCTATTTTTCCTAACTTAACGGTTTATGAAAATCTTGAGATTGCTATGAAACAAGATAAACGTATTTGGTCGATTCTCCTTGCAAAAACGACAGTTGAGCAGAAGCAGGACATAGAAGCGCAACTCGAGTTAATTGGGCTTTCCAATCTTAAAGATGTGCAAGCTCGAATTTTGTCTCATGGGCAAAAGCAGTGGCTTGAGATTGGGATGGTTATGATGCAGAAACCAGATCTGCTGTTACTAGATGAACCAATTGCGGGGATGACGGAAGAAGAGGAAGAGAAAACAGGAGAGCTTTTATTAAAATTAAAGCAAAAATGCACGATTATTGTCGTAGAACATGATATGGATTTTGTTCGGAAATTTGCAGAGAGAGTTACGGTCATGCATGAAGGAAGGTTGCTTTGTAATGGTTCGATGGCAGAGGTCCAAGCAAATGAACGCGTAATGGAAGTGTACTTAGGAAGAAAAGGAGGAGAAATGAATGCTGCAACTTCAACAGCTTGA
- the prfA gene encoding peptide chain release factor 1, whose translation MLDRLQSLEDRYDRLNELLSDPDVINDSKRLREYSKEQSDLQETVETYREYKEAAEQHKDAKAMLEEKLDDEMYAMVKEEIDELSTRIEELEARLKILLLPKDPNDDKNVIVEIRGAAGGDEAQLFASDLYKMYSRFAEAQGWKVDVIESTATELGGFKEIIFSVNGAGAYSKLKYENGAHRVQRVPTTESGGRIHTSTATVAVLPEAEEVEVEIHDKDIRVDTFASSGPGGQSVNTTMSAVRLTHLPTGTVVSCQDEKSQIKNKEKAMKVLRARVFDKINREVQAEYDQNRKLAVGTGDRSERIRTYNFPQSRVTDHRIGLTLQKLEQILQGKLDEIIDALIVEEQAEAMQRAED comes from the coding sequence GTGTTAGACCGTTTACAATCATTAGAGGATCGTTATGATCGTCTGAACGAATTACTTAGTGACCCGGATGTTATAAATGATTCCAAGAGATTAAGAGAATACTCTAAAGAGCAATCAGACCTTCAGGAAACCGTCGAAACGTATCGTGAATACAAAGAAGCGGCGGAACAACATAAAGACGCAAAAGCGATGCTTGAAGAAAAGCTTGATGATGAAATGTATGCAATGGTAAAAGAAGAAATTGATGAATTGTCTACTCGTATTGAGGAGCTTGAAGCTCGCTTGAAAATTCTTCTCTTGCCGAAAGACCCGAATGATGACAAAAACGTTATCGTTGAAATTCGAGGAGCAGCTGGTGGCGATGAAGCACAGTTATTTGCGAGTGATCTTTATAAAATGTACAGCCGTTTTGCGGAAGCTCAAGGTTGGAAAGTTGATGTAATTGAGTCAACGGCAACAGAACTTGGTGGATTTAAAGAGATCATTTTCAGCGTGAATGGTGCAGGTGCTTATTCGAAGCTTAAGTATGAGAACGGTGCTCATCGTGTGCAACGTGTACCGACAACAGAGTCTGGTGGCCGTATTCATACATCAACAGCAACGGTAGCTGTTTTACCAGAAGCGGAAGAAGTTGAAGTGGAAATTCACGACAAAGACATTCGTGTTGATACGTTTGCTTCTAGTGGACCAGGTGGACAGAGTGTTAATACGACGATGTCAGCTGTTCGTTTAACGCACTTACCGACAGGGACGGTTGTATCATGTCAAGATGAGAAGTCGCAAATTAAGAACAAGGAAAAAGCGATGAAGGTTCTTCGTGCGCGTGTTTTTGATAAGATTAACCGCGAAGTTCAAGCGGAATATGATCAAAACCGTAAGCTGGCAGTTGGAACGGGTGACCGTTCTGAGCGTATTCGTACGTATAACTTCCCGCAAAGTCGTGTGACAGATCACCGCATCGGCTTAACTCTGCAAAAGCTCGAGCAAATTTTGCAAGGGAAGCTTGATGAAATCATTGATGCTCTCATCGTCGAAGAGCAAGCAGAAGCGATGCAAAGGGCAGAAGATTAA
- a CDS encoding sodium:solute symporter family protein, giving the protein MLSSSVGYMILLIFGVFFTAVTVLIQRRQKVKMTAEQFSTAGRNVGVGLASASIIAAWTWAATLMMSSSTGYQYGISGPFWYAAGATIQILLFAIVAIHLKRKAPHAHTFLEFIGQRFDRKNHKLMLVFALMTNIIVTSMVILGGAIALNQLTGMNIFIAAFLIPLTFTIYTMIGGLKASFIADYFNTVMIFAVLLIFAIAVHVKFGITPIYEGLSAMPDTAQMLTMASIPGLLFGMINIIGNFGTVFVDQAYWQRAIASTNSAASKAYIYGGIAWFSIPFAVAMILGVSAAGLGVSVSSPDAIAPAMAAYILGDVGSILFLAMLFMAVMSTGAAELTAITNIIVTDIYRKSINPKADGKTLLSMSRKVTLCFGLGMGLLSVLLFHIGIGLGFVYMAMGIFVSGAVIPVTLGLMWKKATNTGAFYGALCGMISGLIVWNLSAFLMYGAINVETLGQLHSMLFGNVTVFLVSGVISIGHGLIASEEFDFDSLKDKFKSFDESTTTVEGTEKVWMKSS; this is encoded by the coding sequence ATGCTATCGTCAAGTGTAGGGTATATGATTCTATTGATTTTTGGAGTGTTTTTTACCGCTGTTACTGTTTTGATTCAACGTAGACAAAAAGTAAAAATGACAGCGGAACAGTTTAGTACAGCTGGAAGAAATGTTGGTGTTGGCCTTGCGAGTGCTTCCATAATTGCGGCTTGGACATGGGCAGCAACGTTAATGATGTCTTCATCAACTGGTTATCAATATGGAATTAGTGGTCCTTTCTGGTATGCAGCAGGTGCAACGATTCAAATTCTGTTGTTCGCAATTGTCGCTATCCATTTAAAGCGAAAAGCACCACATGCACACACGTTTTTAGAATTTATTGGTCAACGTTTTGATAGAAAAAACCATAAGCTTATGCTCGTATTTGCTTTAATGACGAATATTATCGTAACTTCGATGGTTATTCTCGGTGGAGCGATTGCTTTAAATCAATTAACGGGAATGAACATTTTCATCGCAGCGTTTCTTATTCCATTAACGTTTACGATTTACACCATGATCGGTGGATTGAAGGCTTCGTTTATAGCGGATTATTTTAATACGGTGATGATCTTTGCAGTTCTGCTTATTTTCGCTATTGCCGTACATGTGAAGTTTGGCATTACCCCGATTTATGAAGGGTTGAGCGCAATGCCCGATACAGCTCAAATGCTTACAATGGCTTCAATTCCAGGTTTGTTGTTTGGAATGATTAATATAATCGGAAATTTCGGTACGGTGTTTGTCGATCAAGCATACTGGCAGCGTGCAATTGCTAGTACGAACAGTGCTGCTTCTAAAGCTTATATTTACGGTGGGATTGCTTGGTTTTCGATTCCATTTGCAGTCGCAATGATTTTAGGCGTAAGTGCTGCAGGGTTAGGTGTTTCTGTTTCATCACCGGATGCAATTGCTCCAGCGATGGCTGCTTATATCCTAGGCGATGTTGGTTCGATCTTGTTTTTAGCGATGTTATTCATGGCCGTTATGTCAACGGGGGCAGCCGAATTAACAGCTATTACAAACATTATTGTTACCGACATTTATCGTAAATCAATCAATCCGAAAGCAGATGGCAAAACGTTACTAAGTATGTCTCGCAAAGTTACATTGTGTTTTGGTTTAGGAATGGGTCTTTTATCCGTCTTGCTTTTCCATATAGGGATTGGGTTAGGCTTTGTATATATGGCGATGGGGATTTTCGTAAGTGGAGCAGTTATTCCAGTCACTTTAGGATTGATGTGGAAAAAAGCGACGAATACTGGAGCATTTTATGGTGCATTATGTGGGATGATCAGTGGCCTTATCGTTTGGAACTTGTCCGCTTTTCTCATGTACGGCGCAATCAACGTGGAAACGTTAGGTCAATTACACTCGATGTTATTCGGCAATGTTACCGTCTTCTTAGTAAGTGGAGTTATTTCAATTGGTCATGGTCTCATAGCATCGGAGGAATTTGACTTTGATTCACTAAAAGATAAGTTCAAAAGCTTTGATGAGTCAACTACAACAGTTGAAGGGACTGAAAAAGTATGGATGAAAAGCAGCTAA
- the urtB gene encoding urea ABC transporter permease subunit UrtB: MEGMIVQGFNGISLGSILLLIALGLAITFGLMKVINMAHGELIMIGAYATYVIQLLFKNHLPPEYFNWYFLLAIPFAFIVAALIGMLLEYTVIRHLYGRPLDSLLATFGVGLILQQTARSIFGAPNVGVEAPPFLRGGVEVMSVMLPYTRLFIIALVIVCFLSLFVYLYRTNGGRRIRAVMQNRDMATCLGISSRKVDSLTFAIGAGFAGIAGSALTLIGPIGPTIGQNYIIDAFMVVVVGGVGMLTGTVIGAMGIGLFNTVFEFWTNASMGKVLVFALIILFLQWRPEGLFSLRTRSLD; this comes from the coding sequence ATGGAAGGAATGATCGTCCAAGGCTTTAATGGCATTAGCTTAGGGTCAATCTTATTACTCATTGCATTAGGTTTGGCAATAACATTTGGATTAATGAAAGTAATCAATATGGCTCATGGTGAGTTGATTATGATTGGAGCATATGCAACATATGTGATTCAGTTATTATTTAAAAATCATTTGCCACCTGAATATTTCAACTGGTACTTCCTCCTTGCTATACCTTTTGCTTTTATTGTGGCTGCATTAATCGGAATGTTATTGGAATACACCGTTATTCGTCATTTATATGGAAGACCGCTTGATAGTTTGCTAGCAACCTTTGGTGTAGGGTTAATTTTGCAGCAAACAGCTAGGTCAATCTTTGGCGCTCCTAATGTCGGAGTAGAGGCACCTCCTTTTTTAAGAGGAGGAGTTGAAGTGATGTCCGTTATGCTTCCTTACACAAGACTATTTATTATTGCGCTCGTTATTGTTTGTTTCTTAAGTTTGTTCGTTTACTTGTATCGAACAAATGGAGGCAGAAGAATTCGTGCGGTTATGCAAAATCGAGATATGGCGACATGCCTTGGCATTTCCTCAAGGAAGGTCGATTCACTAACCTTTGCAATAGGAGCAGGTTTTGCTGGCATTGCTGGTTCAGCATTAACGTTAATTGGTCCGATTGGCCCGACGATTGGGCAGAACTACATTATTGATGCCTTCATGGTTGTAGTTGTTGGAGGAGTAGGAATGCTTACTGGCACGGTTATTGGCGCAATGGGAATTGGTTTGTTTAATACAGTCTTTGAATTTTGGACGAATGCTTCTATGGGAAAAGTGTTAGTATTTGCCCTTATTATTTTATTTTTGCAATGGAGACCAGAAGGGTTGTTCTCGCTTCGAACTCGTTCACTAGATTAA
- a CDS encoding FAD-dependent oxidoreductase, whose translation MRYVIIGGDAAGMSAAMQIVRADQKAKVTTLEMGEVYSYAQCGLPYVVGGVIDSFDSLIARDVETFRSKYGIDARVNHEVTAVDVEKQTVSGNGFSVDYDKLLIATGASPIVPPWDGVELAGIHTVKTIPDTKALVEDLKDAERIVVVGGGYIGLEMAENFAQLGKKVTMIERNPRLAGIFDPELSENVHVEAKKHGIELRFEESVEAFAGKERVTEVVTDKGRIDADLVVIAIGVRPNTSFLDGTGIHLSGNGAIKVDAFMKTNVENIFAAGDCATQYHRVKERDDYIPLGTHANKQGRLAGCSMIGKPRPFQGIVGTSVIKFFEITLGRTGLSEAEIEELGYPYKTIEASIPHIAGYYPEPKKLDIRLSYHAETEQLLGGQIIGKEGVDKRIDVLATALFHRMRISELEDLDLAYAPPYNGVWDPIQQVARRK comes from the coding sequence ATGAGATATGTGATTATTGGTGGCGACGCAGCCGGAATGAGTGCTGCGATGCAAATTGTTCGTGCAGACCAGAAGGCAAAAGTGACAACTCTAGAAATGGGAGAGGTCTATTCGTATGCCCAGTGCGGACTCCCTTATGTTGTCGGTGGAGTCATTGACTCTTTTGATTCACTAATTGCCCGTGATGTCGAAACATTTCGTAGCAAATACGGAATTGATGCCCGCGTGAACCACGAGGTAACTGCCGTAGATGTCGAAAAACAAACGGTCTCTGGCAATGGGTTTTCCGTCGATTACGATAAATTGCTAATTGCAACAGGCGCTAGTCCGATCGTCCCTCCATGGGATGGAGTTGAGTTAGCTGGTATTCACACGGTGAAAACCATTCCAGATACAAAGGCGCTAGTTGAGGATTTAAAAGACGCAGAACGTATAGTTGTTGTAGGTGGAGGGTACATCGGACTCGAGATGGCTGAGAATTTCGCTCAGCTAGGGAAAAAGGTGACGATGATTGAGCGTAACCCAAGGCTTGCTGGTATTTTTGACCCAGAGTTATCGGAGAATGTACATGTAGAAGCGAAAAAGCACGGAATCGAATTACGTTTTGAGGAATCGGTAGAAGCATTTGCAGGCAAGGAGCGTGTAACAGAAGTTGTAACCGATAAAGGCCGAATTGATGCTGACTTAGTCGTTATCGCAATCGGGGTGCGCCCTAACACATCTTTCTTAGATGGAACAGGCATTCATTTATCTGGAAATGGCGCGATTAAGGTCGATGCTTTTATGAAGACAAACGTTGAGAACATTTTTGCAGCCGGAGATTGTGCGACCCAATATCACCGGGTAAAGGAGCGCGATGATTACATTCCACTTGGAACACATGCTAATAAACAAGGACGCTTAGCTGGATGTTCAATGATTGGCAAGCCTCGGCCTTTCCAAGGAATTGTTGGAACTTCTGTCATTAAATTTTTCGAAATCACGCTCGGCAGAACCGGTTTGTCTGAAGCAGAAATAGAGGAACTTGGTTATCCATATAAGACGATTGAAGCTAGCATCCCTCATATCGCCGGCTATTACCCCGAGCCGAAAAAACTGGATATTCGCTTAAGTTATCATGCTGAGACAGAGCAACTACTAGGTGGTCAAATTATCGGCAAGGAAGGCGTTGATAAGCGAATAGATGTGTTAGCAACCGCTTTGTTTCACCGAATGCGGATATCCGAGCTTGAAGACCTAGATTTAGCATATGCCCCTCCTTATAACGGTGTATGGGATCCTATTCAGCAGGTGGCGCGGCGGAAGTAG